One stretch of Streptococcus australis DNA includes these proteins:
- a CDS encoding WXG100 family type VII secretion target, which translates to MPAISLTPEQLKSEAQTYTNASEQLKDAINKVSGANGRLQGQWQGAAFQSYLEQFQQLSVSVIQMEQLLESIHAQLNQYADTVAERDRQDATSFGLN; encoded by the coding sequence ATGCCAGCAATTTCGTTGACCCCAGAACAGTTAAAGTCTGAAGCACAAACTTATACCAATGCTTCTGAACAATTGAAAGATGCCATTAACAAAGTTTCAGGCGCAAATGGTCGTCTTCAAGGACAATGGCAAGGTGCGGCTTTCCAATCTTACTTGGAACAATTCCAACAATTATCAGTAAGCGTGATTCAAATGGAACAACTTCTTGAAAGTATCCATGCACAATTGAATCAATACGCTGATACTGTTGCTGAGCGTGACCGTCAGGATGCAACTTCATTTGGTTTGAATTAA